The sequence ACCGAGCAATTGGCAAAGGTATGTAAAAAGGTAGTTGCCTTTGAAATTGACCAGCGATTACTGCCAATACTAGATGATACACTGTCCCCATACCCAAATACAAAAATCATTCATCAAGATGTGTTAAAGGCTAATGTTAAAGATGTGATAAAAGAAGAATTTACGGAAATTGAAGACATTATGGTCGTCGCGAACTTGCCTTATTATGTAACAACCCCAATTATTATGAAGCTGTTAGAGGAACAATTGCCAATACGTGGGATTGTGTGTATGTTGCAAAAAGAGGTAGCAGATCGAATCTCAGCTAAGCCAGGAACGAAAGAATATGGGTCTCTTTCAATTGCAATCCAATATTATACAGAGGCAGAAACAGTCATGATTGTTCCAAAAACCGTGTTTATGCCCCAACCAAATGTTGATTCAGCAGTCATTAAGTTAGTAAAAAGAAAAGAGCCGTTGTTTCCGGTTAAAGATGAGAACTTCTTTTTTACCGTTACGAGAGGAAGTTTTATTCAAAGACGAAAGACGATTATTAATAACTTAATGAGTGCATTACCAAATGGTAAGGAGAAAAAGGAGTTAATCCTGAGTGCTCTTTCCGAGGTGGGCATCGAATCAAACAGAAGAGGAGAATCACTATCTATTGAGGAATTTGCCAAACTAAGTGATGCTTTGTATCCATACTTTCACGAAACGACAGTCTAGGAGATTCCACTTTAC is a genomic window of Niallia sp. XMNu-256 containing:
- the rsmA gene encoding 16S rRNA (adenine(1518)-N(6)/adenine(1519)-N(6))-dimethyltransferase RsmA, with translation MHKDIATPVRTKKILEKYGFSFKKSLGQNFLIDTNILRNIVEYAGLTGESGAIEVGPGIGALTEQLAKVCKKVVAFEIDQRLLPILDDTLSPYPNTKIIHQDVLKANVKDVIKEEFTEIEDIMVVANLPYYVTTPIIMKLLEEQLPIRGIVCMLQKEVADRISAKPGTKEYGSLSIAIQYYTEAETVMIVPKTVFMPQPNVDSAVIKLVKRKEPLFPVKDENFFFTVTRGSFIQRRKTIINNLMSALPNGKEKKELILSALSEVGIESNRRGESLSIEEFAKLSDALYPYFHETTV